The Pedobacter roseus genome contains a region encoding:
- a CDS encoding SusC/RagA family TonB-linked outer membrane protein → MRYLWACLAFFAAFTLNVLPTFAAGNKIHKDLTINYLLFQDTTKIKFVTPKDSLRKDSLEQLKRRTVYNKLSGGVQKDTKELSLFPAISLQQNLKGNFAGLYVQEPSGEPGTIQNMFLRGAPMPLLSKKDVYASQPLVVLDGVPLIGEHPFAFDIQQYDFNRIGPATNLLTTIDINNIASVEVLSDLAATAVYGPRGVNGVIVIKTKAPDGVSRGISFNSYIGMVQKPMVNTINGKYENEFRQRFYDIYTTNGRYSDDEAYPVYLSDSLNNVYSGKSNWTDLYYKNALVYGINLGLTGGSDRANFRFSLGNTKSSGVADDTGLDRYSAMFNINMKPVKWLLFSAMINGNRLNRDRNRTLRDRFAQINYFPDLSAPLAPNKDYYASYLNNYSKGFDDNKTNSIQGFAKLVATLGKFTLSTTFNVDYNEGYRDIFYARTLLQGNSYASNYYGFNQRLMMDNKATYDLKLKDVHDFHFELGQSMIWDIYKYNYAYAYKGANDYIKINLLDSKPKLDNGDDNPNYLVPTAFPRELTYRFLDKTADNLLSFYGKVNYDYNDKYFLSAILRADGSSNAQPTKRWFYSPTVSAAWNLKNELLKNEKFIDDLVLRASAGRMGRAFTFDNYAQGPQYTASVGYTGNLTVPGYNAIGVLTRPYSFGWVGYGVPWSYSDQLNIGADVAMLKNRLHVAVDFYIKAEKNQLLGIPSYAEYGYKQSIESGLNMTNTGIDLTVSAQVIAKSKFSWNSSLNLNHNSNKLTALPRGLNEIIIGNRFLKVGEPVDQYWLLENEGIYTANSQVPVVNGQPLKYNGTPLKAGDPKWKDQNGDNIIDERDKVLKAHSLPVLAGGFDNAFRYGSWTLNTNLYFNLGRKIINEEMAARFDFVNHEGNTDVSSVKEITFWEKRGDYSKYPLYSPWSTVIPYRTDQDLFLENGSFLKLRSVSLGYDFGSFFKRKNIKINKIFVYGSVNNVFVITKYTGQDPELVGYDGIDTGYGQPIPRTYTLGVKMEL, encoded by the coding sequence ATGCGATACTTATGGGCGTGCCTTGCTTTTTTTGCCGCGTTTACATTAAACGTTTTACCGACTTTTGCAGCGGGCAATAAAATTCATAAAGACCTAACAATTAATTATTTACTCTTTCAGGATACGACCAAAATTAAATTCGTAACCCCAAAAGATTCCCTGCGGAAAGACAGTTTGGAGCAGCTCAAGCGAAGAACAGTTTATAACAAGCTTTCGGGAGGCGTACAGAAAGATACTAAAGAGCTATCTCTTTTCCCGGCCATTTCATTACAGCAGAACTTAAAGGGCAATTTTGCCGGCCTGTATGTTCAGGAGCCATCAGGCGAGCCCGGAACCATACAGAATATGTTTTTAAGGGGAGCGCCAATGCCGCTGCTTTCTAAAAAAGATGTATATGCCTCTCAGCCACTGGTGGTGCTTGATGGCGTTCCCTTAATTGGTGAACATCCCTTTGCTTTTGATATCCAGCAATATGATTTCAACAGGATCGGTCCGGCAACCAATTTATTAACCACTATCGATATCAATAACATTGCTTCGGTAGAGGTATTAAGCGATCTTGCTGCTACTGCAGTTTATGGTCCGAGGGGTGTTAACGGGGTAATTGTAATCAAAACAAAAGCTCCGGACGGTGTTTCGCGGGGCATCAGTTTCAATTCATATATCGGAATGGTACAAAAACCTATGGTAAATACTATTAACGGTAAATATGAAAACGAATTCAGGCAGCGTTTTTACGATATCTATACCACCAATGGCAGGTATTCTGACGATGAAGCCTATCCGGTATATTTAAGTGATTCACTTAATAATGTATATAGCGGTAAATCCAACTGGACAGATTTATATTATAAAAATGCATTGGTTTATGGCATCAACTTAGGTTTAACCGGTGGTTCTGACCGCGCAAACTTCAGGTTTTCGCTGGGTAATACCAAAAGCAGTGGTGTGGCAGATGATACCGGTTTAGACCGCTACAGTGCCATGTTCAATATTAATATGAAACCTGTTAAATGGTTGTTGTTTTCGGCCATGATTAACGGTAACCGTTTAAACCGCGACAGGAACAGGACTTTGCGCGACAGGTTTGCACAGATTAATTATTTCCCTGATTTAAGTGCGCCATTGGCACCAAACAAGGATTATTATGCGAGTTACCTGAACAACTACAGTAAAGGTTTTGATGATAATAAAACCAACAGTATACAGGGTTTTGCCAAATTGGTGGCCACTTTGGGCAAATTTACCTTAAGCACTACCTTCAATGTAGATTACAACGAAGGTTACCGCGATATTTTTTATGCAAGAACGCTGTTGCAGGGAAATAGTTATGCCTCTAACTATTATGGCTTTAACCAAAGGTTAATGATGGATAACAAGGCTACTTACGACCTGAAGCTGAAAGATGTTCACGATTTCCATTTCGAACTCGGTCAATCGATGATCTGGGACATTTATAAGTACAACTATGCTTATGCTTATAAAGGCGCCAACGATTACATCAAGATTAACCTGTTAGATTCTAAACCCAAACTTGATAACGGTGATGATAACCCAAACTACCTGGTGCCAACCGCTTTCCCAAGGGAGTTAACTTACCGTTTTTTGGATAAAACAGCCGATAACCTGTTATCATTTTATGGTAAGGTAAATTACGACTACAATGACAAATACTTTTTATCTGCAATATTAAGGGCAGATGGTTCATCAAATGCACAACCAACCAAACGCTGGTTTTATTCGCCAACGGTTTCGGCTGCATGGAACCTGAAAAATGAACTGCTTAAAAACGAAAAATTTATTGATGATTTAGTATTACGTGCCAGTGCAGGTAGGATGGGAAGGGCTTTCACCTTTGATAATTATGCACAGGGACCGCAATATACCGCATCAGTAGGATATACCGGCAACTTAACTGTACCGGGTTATAATGCAATTGGCGTATTAACCAGGCCATATTCTTTCGGTTGGGTAGGTTATGGCGTGCCGTGGTCGTATTCTGATCAGTTAAATATCGGCGCAGATGTAGCCATGCTTAAAAACCGTTTACATGTAGCGGTTGATTTTTATATCAAAGCGGAGAAAAACCAATTATTGGGCATTCCATCGTATGCGGAGTATGGTTATAAACAATCGATAGAAAGTGGCCTGAACATGACCAATACCGGGATAGATTTAACCGTTAGCGCACAGGTAATTGCTAAAAGTAAATTCTCATGGAATTCTTCATTAAACCTGAACCACAACAGCAATAAATTAACCGCCCTGCCAAGGGGATTGAACGAAATCATCATCGGCAACCGCTTTTTAAAAGTTGGTGAGCCGGTAGATCAATATTGGCTATTGGAAAATGAAGGTATTTATACTGCAAACAGCCAGGTGCCTGTGGTTAACGGACAGCCGTTAAAATACAATGGTACGCCATTAAAAGCAGGCGATCCGAAATGGAAGGATCAAAATGGCGATAACATTATCGACGAGAGGGATAAGGTATTAAAGGCACATTCTCTACCGGTTTTAGCGGGAGGCTTTGATAATGCTTTCAGGTATGGCAGCTGGACATTGAATACCAACCTGTATTTCAATCTAGGCAGAAAAATCATCAACGAAGAAATGGCTGCACGTTTCGATTTCGTAAACCACGAAGGCAATACAGATGTATCATCGGTGAAAGAAATCACTTTCTGGGAAAAAAGAGGCGATTATAGCAAATATCCGCTATACAGTCCGTGGAGTACCGTAATTCCTTACCGTACCGATCAGGACCTGTTTTTAGAAAATGGTTCATTCTTAAAATTAAGATCGGTTTCTCTAGGTTATGATTTCGGTAGCTTTTTTAAGCGAAAAAATATCAAGATCAACAAAATCTTTGTGTACGGCTCAGTAAACAATGTGTTTGTGATTACCAAATACACCGGTCAGGATCCTGAACTGGTAGGTTACGATGGCATTGATACAGGTTATGGTCAACCGATCCCAAGAACCTACACTTTGGGTGTTAAAATGGAATTATAA
- a CDS encoding RagB/SusD family nutrient uptake outer membrane protein: MMKKILYSFLFAVIALSGCNKALDTDSTRVVGEKNMWNTVEDARAGIMGVYALTRSALSDNNGHWIYGDVRTGEFTSPKRQDLKAIISNNLNASYPVVESLSDWTRFYAIVNGANVFLENVAHVKATDKRYSDNNMTVDMAQARFLRAFAYFYMVRIWGDVPFIISSNEGVFENKPRESQSKILAWVQSEILRAAADLPYIYSGGDIQQPSNYYNEDRTRWGGALATKVTAYAVLAHVAAWTADYANVAKYAKFVEDNYGRTGGGYTSVTDLSNSNGFFYNKNYRQMFGFNSDYGHIDGSSTGHIEELTLAEPITTKAIPDIYLPKDSILKYFNMPKDERFAVDTLGQSKFDRYFTNLNGKYPIFSKIKVIQGGGNDPNFRYFTSALIFTRLEDIVLLRAEALSVLGDQAGALNELNNVITKRVTADTPSPYDTTDNLDVLKVIFEERHRELMGEGQRWYDMIRYNKIRQNDAKFMNLINSGEFTGQYRASSYCRTIYLHRTLTGNK; the protein is encoded by the coding sequence ATGATGAAGAAGATATTATACTCATTTCTATTTGCTGTAATTGCTTTATCGGGCTGTAATAAGGCATTAGATACAGATTCTACCCGTGTGGTGGGCGAAAAAAATATGTGGAACACTGTTGAGGATGCACGTGCCGGGATTATGGGGGTTTATGCCCTTACCCGTTCGGCGCTGTCTGATAACAACGGCCACTGGATTTACGGCGATGTAAGAACGGGCGAATTTACCAGTCCGAAAAGACAGGATTTAAAAGCCATCATCAGCAACAATTTAAATGCATCCTACCCTGTGGTTGAGTCGCTTTCTGATTGGACCAGGTTTTATGCCATTGTAAACGGTGCCAATGTTTTTCTGGAGAATGTTGCCCACGTTAAAGCAACTGATAAACGTTACTCGGATAACAACATGACCGTGGATATGGCGCAGGCCAGGTTTTTAAGGGCTTTTGCTTATTTCTACATGGTGCGTATCTGGGGTGATGTGCCTTTTATTATCTCTTCTAACGAGGGGGTATTTGAAAATAAACCGAGGGAAAGCCAGTCCAAGATTTTAGCCTGGGTACAATCAGAAATTTTAAGGGCAGCGGCCGACCTTCCCTACATTTACAGCGGAGGCGATATACAACAGCCAAGCAATTATTATAATGAGGACAGGACCCGTTGGGGAGGTGCTTTGGCCACTAAAGTTACCGCTTATGCCGTTTTAGCCCACGTTGCCGCCTGGACAGCCGATTACGCTAACGTGGCGAAATATGCAAAATTTGTAGAAGATAATTATGGCAGAACCGGTGGTGGTTATACATCGGTAACCGATTTAAGTAATTCGAATGGTTTTTTCTACAACAAGAACTATAGGCAGATGTTTGGCTTTAACTCTGATTACGGCCACATCGATGGTTCATCAACCGGGCACATTGAAGAGTTGACTTTAGCAGAGCCGATCACCACAAAAGCCATTCCCGATATCTACCTGCCAAAAGATTCGATCCTGAAATATTTTAATATGCCTAAGGACGAAAGGTTTGCTGTTGATACATTGGGTCAATCTAAATTCGACAGGTATTTCACCAATTTAAATGGCAAATATCCAATCTTCAGTAAAATCAAAGTAATACAAGGTGGTGGTAACGATCCTAACTTCAGGTATTTTACGAGTGCATTGATTTTTACCCGTTTAGAGGATATTGTATTGCTGAGGGCAGAAGCATTATCGGTGCTTGGCGATCAGGCCGGAGCCTTAAATGAGCTTAACAATGTAATTACCAAAAGGGTTACAGCCGATACACCTTCTCCTTATGATACAACAGATAATCTTGATGTGTTGAAGGTAATCTTTGAAGAGCGTCACCGTGAATTGATGGGTGAGGGGCAAAGGTGGTACGATATGATCCGCTACAACAAAATAAGACAGAACGATGCCAAATTTATGAACCTGATCAATTCGGGGGAATTTACTGGCCAATATCGCGCAAGCTCTTATTGCAGAACAATTTACTTACACAGAACCCTTACTGGCAATAAATAA
- a CDS encoding discoidin domain-containing protein yields the protein MKNFVKYVGAVTMLLLLALVYTACKKNGGYYDAADEAAPFAGNTYEYLKSKPGVYDSLLVAIDRMGLKKTLTDSNVTLFAVTNPSFQLALRNLNSLRKQSDKDPLFLSNIDGVQLDTMVSYYIIRGVKPTDSLKLQDGLNLTSVKVAYPMHAKSTKGSASGEVGAGPELIEFSNTKKSKFIRNWATSTTASNNIKTKNGIVHVISPDHTFGFDGFVTRLTFVPPPPNLMVTVGGTFSSNRENGGGPTSGENSKKVIDGDDHTKFLCDLNGFLTMQFKLKTPEVSSVYTLISANDAVERDPKAWTYEGSQDGVTWTELHRVNNFFFEERYQQKVFRCTNTVAYQYYRINITELRSGGTFQLAEWTINKSK from the coding sequence ATGAAAAATTTTGTAAAATATGTGGGAGCAGTAACCATGCTTTTATTGCTTGCCTTGGTGTATACGGCCTGTAAAAAAAACGGGGGCTATTACGATGCTGCTGATGAGGCAGCGCCTTTTGCAGGCAACACCTACGAATATTTAAAAAGTAAACCGGGCGTATACGATTCGCTTTTGGTGGCGATTGACCGGATGGGTTTAAAGAAAACACTTACAGATAGTAATGTAACCCTGTTTGCGGTAACCAATCCAAGCTTTCAGCTGGCTTTAAGAAATTTAAACAGTTTAAGGAAACAATCTGATAAAGATCCGTTGTTCCTTTCTAATATTGATGGCGTGCAGTTAGATACCATGGTTTCTTATTACATCATCAGGGGGGTAAAACCAACTGATTCTTTAAAGCTTCAGGATGGTTTAAACCTAACAAGTGTAAAAGTAGCCTATCCGATGCATGCAAAATCGACTAAAGGATCGGCATCGGGCGAGGTTGGTGCCGGCCCGGAGCTTATTGAGTTCAGTAACACCAAAAAAAGCAAATTTATCAGAAACTGGGCTACCAGTACCACGGCTTCTAACAACATCAAAACCAAAAACGGCATTGTACATGTCATCAGTCCCGATCATACTTTCGGTTTCGATGGCTTTGTAACCAGGTTAACTTTTGTACCACCTCCACCAAATTTAATGGTGACTGTGGGCGGCACTTTTTCTTCCAACCGCGAAAACGGTGGTGGACCAACCAGTGGCGAAAACTCTAAAAAAGTAATTGATGGGGATGACCATACCAAGTTTCTATGCGATTTAAACGGCTTTTTAACCATGCAGTTTAAGCTTAAAACACCAGAAGTGTCGTCAGTTTATACCTTAATATCGGCAAATGATGCGGTAGAACGTGATCCGAAAGCCTGGACATACGAGGGATCGCAGGATGGTGTTACCTGGACGGAGCTGCACCGGGTAAACAATTTCTTTTTTGAAGAAAGGTATCAGCAAAAAGTTTTCAGGTGTACCAACACGGTTGCCTACCAATATTACCGCATAAATATTACCGAGTTAAGGAGTGGCGGTACATTCCAGCTTGCAGAATGGACAATTAATAAATCGAAATAG
- a CDS encoding DUF5007 domain-containing protein gives MKSIVKKELLFMLFVLVLASGCKKLYNLPDEKDYLSTNVNFSNKILEPIIGRNNLIGGFNSDNSTTPITFEIVNARYGDGRPVSDIFQKAQTYVWTAPYTGLEKSLAEIEAKRKIEEHQLFEIRSSGQFILWGSATNQLITPRPADSTNFAQDTRFFDIKVKNTGGERLIKDFQIRPFRERPYEPSNDFNAYTGLPAPDPKFPLDKRLRDYIRPYLNNIIGATSNIGLISNDDKKDVVVYIRPFTGGNGHSLRIKALNKDSVEINPAFFNETKWDKMIHGFNLQKTDKYVQYDVAYPIPLVEIPTSYALGGSRAKAELSYSRGSFGGGRTVATFGVDFAIYKTGDWEIVFHFKTDNPKFASE, from the coding sequence ATGAAATCAATCGTAAAAAAAGAACTTCTTTTTATGCTGTTTGTGCTGGTTTTGGCAAGCGGATGTAAAAAGCTGTACAATTTGCCGGATGAAAAAGATTACTTAAGTACCAATGTAAATTTTAGCAATAAAATCCTCGAACCGATTATTGGCAGGAATAACCTGATAGGTGGGTTTAACAGCGATAACTCAACTACACCGATTACTTTCGAAATCGTAAATGCGAGATATGGAGATGGAAGGCCGGTGAGCGATATTTTCCAAAAAGCACAAACTTATGTTTGGACTGCTCCTTACACGGGCCTGGAAAAAAGCCTAGCAGAGATAGAAGCAAAAAGGAAAATCGAAGAACATCAACTGTTCGAAATCCGTTCTTCCGGACAGTTTATTTTATGGGGTTCGGCTACCAATCAGTTGATTACGCCAAGGCCTGCCGATAGTACCAATTTTGCACAGGATACCCGTTTTTTTGATATCAAGGTTAAAAATACAGGTGGCGAAAGATTGATCAAAGATTTTCAGATCAGGCCATTCCGCGAGCGCCCTTATGAGCCCTCGAACGATTTTAACGCTTATACCGGTTTGCCTGCACCTGATCCAAAATTCCCGTTGGATAAAAGATTGAGGGACTATATCCGTCCTTATTTAAACAATATAATCGGCGCTACCTCTAATATTGGCCTGATAAGCAATGATGATAAAAAAGATGTAGTCGTTTACATCCGTCCTTTTACAGGTGGCAATGGCCATTCATTAAGGATAAAAGCATTAAATAAAGATTCGGTAGAAATTAACCCTGCTTTCTTTAACGAAACCAAATGGGATAAAATGATACATGGTTTTAATCTACAAAAAACCGATAAATACGTGCAGTACGATGTGGCCTATCCAATTCCATTGGTAGAAATCCCTACCTCTTATGCATTGGGTGGTTCGAGGGCTAAAGCAGAATTAAGCTATTCAAGAGGCTCTTTCGGTGGCGGGCGTACGGTTGCAACCTTCGGTGTCGATTTCGCCATTTACAAAACAGGCGATTGGGAAATTGTATTTCATTTTAAAACAGATAATCCAAAGTTCGCCAGCGAATAG
- a CDS encoding SusC/RagA family TonB-linked outer membrane protein — translation MKRNILFYALLMICIICGTSAYSQEKYIIVTGTVIDKETKQGVPGVSVILEETNKGLTQTNGKGQFTVNVPIGGNLLFKFLGFNTQRTKITGATNITVTIAEDRKALDEVIIVAYQKRSKETTTGSSVSISGKDLQDTPVSNPEQLLQGKVPGLNIQNNTGAPGFRGSVQVRGLSSLSISGSGNESFLQPTSPLYIIDGVPLDADKAAEFGFQTQGPGVSPLSLIPQEDIENIQILKDAQATSMYGSRGAYGVIIITTKRGNSKVPRIRYVTNAFVNSPPKLRETLGGNSERSLKIQQIILNAANVDDIRKISNTPFLADSLNAYYNNSTDWQDVFFQTTYNQSHNLALDGGDPKFNYKANLGYYSEKGVIKNTGYDRYNLNMNMEFKPNDKFRFFGFINGSVGKQNKGNGVGLLQSGVAGNGQASTLLPPPSFYQATGGVLSALQTLNDNNSRNLRTNVEARYEFIPGLAVSSTLSYDYTSDTESTFTPAAANGQYAKLYDYVGRNFQLYNRNGITYAKTFGEKHNLFINTFNEIYKQGAQAGITRQERIPNDQLQGPIGYDDYNSRGGGVLSNYRNATIASFAGSLSYDYDKKYVAEFSYRLDGTSSSGLENPYSKNPSVGLRWNFNKENWLADKKWLSYGSLRLTWGQNIVPTGNLQSIYGIYNLNGNFNNNPTIGIDFDLIPNPNLKPTTTTQYNLGFDLGFFNDRISVNFDTYFKKVDNLLFDRFLSNTTGFNKLASNDLGIANYGTELMLTVRPVVSKDLDISVSVNGALNRDILLKLPAEYNGQYIRFDNSGYLQHNVFRVGRNTLSNYLRINQGVYSTDADVPVDPVTGKRYQSNGQFFLGGDPIIKDVNGDYILDSRDYEVTGNSQPLVTGGVSTNIRYKNWGLNVYATYTADRTILNNALADRIAIMRDPFSQKSVVPLNDLDIWRSPGDVAKYPYPYDYKRFDQIQPLRADQTLWQENGSYFKISNVTVSYMFNKKLISRFGLNQLRIYASTNNLVTFSKYSGPNPENVTSLGRDISTGYPVPRTYNIGLNLELNTGN, via the coding sequence ATGAAAAGAAATATACTTTTTTATGCATTGCTCATGATATGCATCATCTGTGGCACAAGTGCTTATTCGCAAGAAAAATACATCATTGTGACGGGTACGGTTATAGATAAAGAAACCAAACAGGGCGTTCCAGGGGTTTCGGTAATCCTCGAAGAAACCAATAAAGGCCTTACCCAAACCAACGGAAAAGGCCAGTTTACTGTGAATGTACCCATTGGTGGAAACCTATTGTTTAAATTTTTAGGTTTTAACACACAACGCACCAAAATTACAGGAGCCACCAACATTACGGTTACCATCGCCGAAGACCGCAAGGCTTTGGACGAGGTTATTATTGTGGCCTACCAGAAAAGAAGCAAGGAAACCACAACAGGGTCATCGGTTTCAATTTCTGGAAAGGACCTTCAGGATACACCGGTATCAAATCCCGAGCAGCTTTTACAGGGTAAAGTTCCGGGCTTAAATATCCAGAATAATACCGGTGCTCCAGGTTTCAGGGGCTCGGTACAGGTACGTGGTTTATCCAGCTTAAGTATTTCGGGCAGTGGTAACGAATCTTTCCTGCAGCCTACATCACCTTTATATATTATTGATGGAGTACCGTTGGATGCCGATAAAGCTGCCGAGTTTGGTTTTCAAACGCAAGGCCCGGGTGTGAGTCCGCTTTCTTTGATCCCACAGGAAGATATTGAAAATATCCAGATCCTTAAAGATGCACAGGCTACTTCCATGTACGGCTCAAGGGGTGCTTATGGGGTAATCATCATCACTACCAAGAGAGGTAACTCTAAAGTTCCACGCATCAGATATGTAACCAATGCCTTCGTTAATTCGCCACCTAAACTGCGCGAAACTTTGGGCGGAAACTCTGAAAGGTCATTAAAAATCCAGCAGATTATCCTTAATGCCGCAAATGTTGACGATATCAGAAAGATTTCTAATACACCATTTTTGGCCGATAGTTTAAATGCGTATTACAACAATTCTACCGACTGGCAGGATGTGTTTTTCCAAACTACCTATAATCAAAGTCATAACCTGGCCTTAGATGGTGGTGATCCTAAATTTAACTATAAAGCCAACCTGGGTTACTATAGCGAAAAAGGGGTAATTAAAAACACCGGTTACGATCGTTACAACCTGAACATGAACATGGAATTTAAACCGAACGATAAATTCAGGTTTTTCGGTTTCATCAATGGTTCGGTAGGTAAGCAAAACAAAGGTAACGGTGTCGGTTTGCTTCAATCGGGTGTTGCGGGAAATGGTCAGGCTTCTACCTTATTGCCTCCACCATCTTTCTATCAGGCAACTGGTGGGGTACTTTCTGCCTTACAGACTTTGAATGATAACAACTCGAGAAATTTAAGGACCAATGTGGAGGCCCGTTACGAGTTTATCCCTGGCTTGGCCGTATCTTCTACCTTAAGTTACGATTATACTTCAGATACCGAATCAACCTTTACACCGGCAGCAGCAAACGGTCAATACGCCAAACTTTACGATTATGTGGGCAGAAACTTCCAGTTGTATAACCGTAACGGTATTACTTATGCAAAAACTTTTGGCGAAAAACACAACCTTTTCATCAACACCTTTAACGAGATTTATAAACAGGGCGCACAGGCGGGCATTACCCGCCAGGAAAGGATCCCGAACGATCAGTTACAGGGACCGATTGGTTACGATGATTATAACTCGAGAGGCGGTGGTGTATTAAGTAATTACAGAAATGCAACCATTGCTTCATTTGCGGGTTCATTATCTTACGATTACGATAAAAAATATGTGGCCGAGTTCTCTTACCGTTTGGATGGTACCTCATCAAGCGGTTTGGAAAATCCCTACTCTAAAAACCCATCAGTGGGTTTAAGGTGGAACTTTAATAAAGAAAACTGGCTTGCCGATAAAAAATGGTTATCGTACGGTAGCTTAAGGTTAACCTGGGGACAGAACATTGTGCCAACCGGAAACCTGCAGAGCATTTACGGTATTTACAACCTTAATGGTAATTTTAATAATAATCCAACCATTGGTATCGATTTCGACCTGATTCCAAATCCAAATTTAAAACCAACCACCACCACACAGTACAACTTAGGTTTTGATTTAGGTTTCTTTAACGACAGGATTTCTGTAAATTTTGATACTTACTTTAAAAAGGTTGATAACCTGCTTTTCGATCGGTTTTTATCAAACACAACCGGTTTTAATAAATTGGCCAGTAACGATTTGGGTATTGCCAACTACGGTACCGAGTTAATGTTAACGGTTAGGCCGGTAGTAAGCAAAGACCTTGATATATCGGTATCGGTAAACGGCGCTTTAAACCGCGACATTCTGTTGAAATTACCAGCAGAATATAACGGCCAGTACATCAGGTTTGATAACTCCGGCTACCTGCAACATAATGTTTTCCGCGTAGGTAGAAACACCTTATCAAACTATTTAAGAATTAACCAGGGTGTTTACAGCACCGATGCCGACGTACCCGTAGATCCGGTTACCGGAAAAAGATACCAGAGCAACGGTCAGTTTTTTCTGGGTGGCGATCCGATCATTAAAGACGTAAACGGTGATTATATATTGGATAGCCGGGATTATGAGGTTACCGGTAACTCGCAGCCTTTAGTAACAGGCGGTGTATCTACAAACATCAGGTATAAAAACTGGGGCTTAAATGTGTACGCTACCTATACCGCTGACAGAACGATTTTGAATAACGCCCTGGCCGATAGGATTGCCATTATGCGTGATCCATTCTCTCAGAAATCGGTGGTTCCTTTAAACGATCTTGATATCTGGAGGTCACCGGGCGACGTGGCGAAATACCCCTATCCTTACGATTACAAACGCTTTGATCAGATCCAGCCATTACGTGCCGATCAAACCCTTTGGCAGGAAAACGGAAGCTATTTTAAAATCAGTAACGTAACCGTTTCATACATGTTCAATAAGAAACTAATCAGCAGGTTCGGGCTAAACCAGTTAAGGATCTATGCCTCTACCAACAACCTGGTTACTTTTTCTAAATACAGTGGACCAAACCCTGAGAACGTAACCTCATTAGGCCGCGATATTTCTACAGGTTATCCTGTTCCACGTACCTACAACATTGGGCTTAACCTCGAACTTAATACAGGCAACTAA
- a CDS encoding RagB/SusD family nutrient uptake outer membrane protein encodes MVRLYGNVVYYTDAFHSAALPRENFVSVLNKCIADLKTYKNSIAWTYTDPALKGVRASRGSIVALMMEMNMWNAGFDPGNAKKYYEETADLGRELIASNAYRLLPINEWATVVKGRSDESLFEFYRSINYGDANTNLAPVADMFLHYPYKRPEYTHRVSFAYYRGEYMQKIFQDGSDRRITTWFNEDIFADNGKFMMLKFAQNSFSTGEEDANPDNTFMIFRYGGEILLAAEAMANADQDADAIKLLNMVRLRAGASLYTSSNGNLKDFIFYERSRELIGEGHHYYDLVRTKRILSNQWSYNVLTADKFNRGAWTWPLSSSALNNNPYMVLNDYWVNGGN; translated from the coding sequence ATGGTTCGCCTCTATGGCAACGTTGTGTATTATACAGATGCTTTTCACTCGGCAGCATTACCAAGAGAAAACTTTGTATCTGTATTAAACAAATGCATTGCCGACCTTAAAACCTATAAAAATTCCATTGCGTGGACATATACCGATCCTGCACTGAAAGGTGTTAGGGCAAGCAGAGGCAGTATCGTGGCCCTGATGATGGAAATGAACATGTGGAATGCAGGTTTTGATCCCGGCAATGCCAAAAAATACTACGAAGAAACTGCCGATCTGGGTCGCGAGCTTATCGCAAGCAATGCCTACAGGTTATTACCAATCAACGAATGGGCAACAGTGGTAAAAGGCCGGTCGGATGAGAGTTTATTCGAGTTTTACCGCAGTATCAATTACGGTGATGCCAATACAAATCTTGCCCCCGTTGCCGATATGTTTTTGCATTATCCTTATAAAAGACCTGAGTATACCCACCGTGTAAGTTTTGCTTACTACAGGGGAGAGTACATGCAGAAAATTTTTCAGGATGGCAGTGATAGAAGGATTACCACCTGGTTTAACGAAGATATTTTTGCCGATAACGGGAAATTTATGATGTTGAAATTTGCGCAGAACTCATTTTCTACCGGTGAGGAAGATGCCAACCCCGACAATACTTTTATGATCTTCAGGTACGGTGGAGAAATTCTTTTGGCCGCAGAGGCCATGGCAAATGCCGACCAGGATGCTGATGCCATTAAATTGTTGAATATGGTGAGGCTCCGTGCAGGTGCATCTTTATATACCTCAAGCAACGGAAACCTGAAAGATTTTATTTTTTACGAACGTTCAAGAGAATTGATTGGCGAGGGCCATCACTATTACGACCTGGTGCGTACCAAAAGGATCTTAAGTAACCAATGGTCTTACAATGTACTTACTGCCGATAAATTTAACCGTGGTGCATGGACATGGCCACTCAGTTCGAGCGCATTGAACAATAATCCATATATGGTGCTCAACGATTACTGGGTTAACGGAGGTAATTAA